The following proteins are co-located in the Triplophysa dalaica isolate WHDGS20190420 chromosome 2, ASM1584641v1, whole genome shotgun sequence genome:
- the LOC130440414 gene encoding acyl-CoA dehydrogenase family member 11-like — MALWVCCRGNRRPLHMLSRSVAHSSGSLSELHQHNGHSQALFSRSVIGAFFQEQPLLTNPFTQDALLRSYLQRHLPVQEVEGDLLRFGERIVTEIDSLGRQCELNPPRLQQYDAWGRRVDRIITCDAWTRLKHIAAQEGLVASGYERTYGEWSRVYQMSKIYLFAPSSGLYTCPLAMTDGAAKVIESLGLPVTDVFVHLTSRDEQEFWTSGQWMTERRGGSDVSTGTETVARRQQDGCFKLYGFKWFTSATDADVTLTLGRITDVHGRTTPGSRGLSLFLAQVWDSHGSSNGVEVQRLKDKLGTRQLPTAELLLDGMKAQLVSEEGRGVASIANMLTITRIYNTVCAVGAMRRMIQLCREYSCKRSVFGKLLKDHSLHIQTLSRLEVETRAAFLLMMEVCRLLGREENQTCTEKDTHLLRLLTPVAKLYTGKQALCVMSEGLEAFGGQGYIEDTGLPSMLRDAQVLSIWEGTTNVLSLDVLRSIDKSSGSVLQAFFTDVKERLLAAGSSSALRPAVSSLQTSLYGVMRFVQSAATRPSGCLELAARDLSYSLARIYMGALLVDHAVWENAKHTDVYAALRWCEQDLCPVVSRDSTGCYDQHAVAMDTELVYDGLKP; from the exons ATGGCTCTTTGGGTGTGTTGCCGTGGTAACCGCAGGCCTCTGCACATGCTCAGTAGGAGTGTAGCGCACAGCAGCGGGTCACTCTCTGAGCTCCACCAACACAACGGTCACTCACAAGCGCTGTTCTCACGCTCCGTCATCGGCGCCTTTTTCCAGGAACAACCACTGCTCACCAACCCGTTTACCCAAGATGCACTGCTCCGATCCTACCTGCAGCGACATCTACCTGTGCAG gaGGTTGAGGGAGATCTCTTGAGGTTTGGCGAGCGGATCGTCACTGAGATCGACTCTTTGGGACGCCAGTGTGAGCTGAATCCCCCTCGCCTGCAGCAGTATGACGCCTGGGGCAGACGTGTGGACCGCATCATCACCTGTGACGCTTGGACACGGTTAAAACACATAGCTGCACAGGAGGGCCTGGTGGCGTCTGGATATGAAAGGACGTATGGAGAGTGGAG ccgCGTGTATCAGATGAGTAAGATTTACCTGTTTGCACCGTCCTCTGGACTCTACACCTGCCCTCTGGCCATGACTGACGGAGCTGCGAAGGTCATCGAg TCTCTTGGTTTGCCTGTCACAGACGTGTTTGTGCATCTGACGTCTCGTGATGAGCAGGAGTTCTGGACATCAGGGCAGTGGATGACCGAGAGGAGAGGAGGATCAGACGTCT CGACTGGAACGGAGACTGTTGCCAGGCGACAGCAGGACGGATGCTTCAAGCTGTATGGATTTAAATGGTTTACCTCGGCAACAGATGCTGATGTGACCCTGACGCTGGGCCGCATAACAGATGTGCACGGTCGCACAACACcg ggcaGCAGGggtctgtctctgtttctggCTCAGGTGTGGGATTCTCATGGTTCCTCTAATGGTGTTGAAGTTCAGAGGTTGAAGGACAAACTGGGCACCAGGCAGCTGCCCACAGCAGAACTTCTGTTAGACGGCATGAAAGCTCAGCTG GTGTCAGAGGAAGGAAGGGGCGTGGCTTCTATTGCTAACATGTTGACTATAACTCGTATTTATAACACCGTGTGTGCTGTCGGTGCCATGAGGAG gaTGATACAGCTGTGTCGGGAATATTCCTGTAAGCGCTCTGTGTTTGGTAAACTGCTGAAGGATCATTCACTGCACATTCAAACACTCAGCAGACTGGAg gTGGAGACTCGTGCTGCGTTTCTGCTCATGATGGAGGTATGTCGTCTACTGGGCCGAGAAGAGAACCAAACCTGCACAGAGAAGGACACACACCTGCTGCGACTGCTCACACCTGTAGCCAAACTCTACACAGGAAAACAG GCATTGTGTGTTATGTCGGAGGGTCTAGAGGCGTTTGGTGGTCAGGGATACATTGAGGACACTGGACTTCCATCCATGCTGCGCGACGCTCAg gTCTTGAGTATTTGGGAAGGCACCACTAATGTTTTGTCTTTAGATGTTCTCCGTTCCATTGACAAGTCCTCTGGCTCAGTGCTACAGGCATTCTTCACTGACGTCAAA GAGCGTTTGCTGGCAGCCGGCTCGTCTTCAGCTCTGCGTCCGGCCGTCTCTTCTCTCCAGACGTCTCTCTATGGTGTGATGCGCTTCGTTCAGAGCGCAGCGACTCGACCCTCCGGCTGTCTGGAGCTCGCAGCAAGAGATCTGTCCTACAGCCTCGCCCGCATTTACATGG GGGCTTTGTTAGTGGATCATGCAGTCTGGGAAAATGCCAAACACACGGATGTGTACGCAGCTCTGAG gtggtGTGAACAGGATTTATGTCCAGTGGTCAGTCGGGACTCAACCGGTTGTTACGACCAGCATGCGGTCGCCATGGACACAGAGCTGGTGTATGATGGCCTGAAGCcctaa
- the zbtb45 gene encoding zinc finger and BTB domain-containing protein 45 translates to MASGPETVHYIHLHNSSQSVLEALRSQRRKGLFCDVTVRIHDASLRAHACVLAAGSPFFQDKLLLGHSEISVPPLVPAETVKQLVDFMYSGSLVVLHSQALCILTAASILQIKTVIDECTQIISQRRAAVGAGGTGPLGSTLPKQEEVGGGGDGKGRESSALQGFGYGMPADCGSAAEMAAALSAGAQGDGSGLEGGVGPLMTIGELGRAGLCRGEGLGVAGGGAMMKAPSCSQEINYMLNPNVERSMSSQNIAANERPQITSPAGIGRGGGVEYGDVGEELVGSMDRYSEEDERDVHDGERDRQTAHTRKQRQPLRLQVLGGEEVVVKNEGVPEGEGLFEMDDRGSASHQSAYSQGGFYEEAAVFSGGFWSQADPQASLGPNPRARVNKPLTPPPPPSQNLSSQMLYQFPASETQSSSSFFVGGPMVIDNLADSCQQAPPPAPLTPAPPPPTPACVAGLSFTPQASETSFDCSHCGKSLRSRKNYSKHMFIHSGQKPHQCSICWRSFSLRDYLLKHMVVHTGVRAFQCSVCSKRFTQKSSLNVHMRTHRVERTFTCGVCHRAFTHRTLLERHALQHQHPAPLKPNTSHMEQGGGGMGGASSQGPAS, encoded by the exons ATGGCGTCAGGTCCAGAGACGGTGCACTACATCCACCTTCATAACTCCAGTCAGTCTGTGCTGGAGGCTCTGAGGTCACAGCGACGCAAGGGTCTCTTCTGTGACGTCACCGTGCGCATCCATGACGCCTCGCTGCGGGCTCATGCGTGCGTTCTGGCAGCGGGAAGCCCATTCTTCCAGGACAAACTGCTGCTGGGTCACTCCGAGATCTCGGTTCCTCCTCTGGTGCCCGCGGAGACGGTGAAGCAGCTGGTGGATTTCATGTACAGCGGCTCGCTGGTGGTGCTGCACTCACAGGCGCTCTGCATCCTCACCGCCGCCTCCATCCTGCAGATCAAGACCGTCATCGATGAATGCACGCAGATCATCTCGCAGAGACGCGCCGCCGTGGGGGCCGGAGGCACAGGGCCGCTGGGAAGCACTCTCCCCAAACAGGAGGAGGTGGGCGGCGGAGGTGATGGGAAGGGGCGGGAAAGCAGCGCGCTGCAGGGCTTCGGTTATGGCATGCCAGCCGACTGCGGCTCGGCGGCGGAGATGGCGGCCGCTCTGAGCGCCGGGGCCCAGGGGGACGGCAGCGGACTGGAGGGTGGTGTGGGTCCTTTGATGACCATCGGTGAGCTGGGCAGAGCAGGCCTGTGTAGAGGGGAGGGGCTGGGTGTGGCAGGGGGCGGGGCCATGATGAAGGCACCCAGTTGCTCGCAGGAGATCAACTACATGCTGAACCCCAACGTGGAGCGCAGCATGAGCTCACAGAACATTGCGGCCAATGAGCGCCCTCAGATCACCTCTCCAGCCGGCATTGGGCGTGGTGGGGGGGTGGAGTATGGTGATGTGGGGGAGGAGCTAGTGGGGAGCATGGACAGATACAGCGAAGAGGACGAGAGGGATGTGCAtgacggagagagagacagacagacggcGCACACGCGCAAACAGAGACAGCCGCTGAGACTGCAG GTGTTGGGGGGAGAGGAGGTGGTAGTGAAGAATGAGGGGGTGCCGGAAGGGGAGGGGCTTTTTGAGATGGATGACAGAGGAAGTGCATCCCACCAGTCGGCATACTCGCAG GGTGGTTTCTACGAGGAGGCCGCAGTGTTCTCAGGTGGTTTCTGGTCTCAGGCGGATCCGCAGGCCTCTCTAGGCCCAAACCCTCGCGCACGAGTCAACAAACCACTCACCCCACCGCCTCCACCCTCTCAGAATCTGAGCAGTCAG ATGCTTTATCAGTTCCCTGCCAGCGAAACGCAGTCCTCCTCCTCCTTCTTTGTCGGAGGACCCATGGTTATCGATAACTTGGCAGATTCCTGTCAACAAGCTCCGCCCCCTGCTCCCCTGACCCCAGCTCCGCCTCCTCCCACCCCGGCATGCGTCGCCGGTCTGAGCTTCACGCCGCAGGCTTCTGAGACGTCCTTCGACTGCAGCCACTGCGGAAAGTCGCTGCGCTCACGCAAGAACTACAGCAAGCACATGTTTATCCATTCTG GTCAGAAGCCACACCAGTGCAGCATCTGCTGGAGGTCTTTCTCTCTGCGCGACTATCTGCTCAAGCACATGGTGGTGCACACGGGCGTGCGTGCGTTCCAGTGCTCCGTGTGCAGCAAACGCTTCACGCAGAAGAGCTCCCTCAATGTGCACATGCGCACGCACCGCGTGGAGCGCACCTTCACCTGCGGCGTGTGTCACCGTGCCTTCACGCACCGCACGCTGCTGGAGAGACACGCCCTTCAACATCAACACCCCGCCCCGCTCAAACCCAACACCAGTCACATGGAGCAGGGCGGTGGTGGCATGGGCGGAGCCAGCAGTCAGGGCCCCGCCTCCTGA